Proteins from a genomic interval of Debaryomyces hansenii CBS767 chromosome E complete sequence:
- a CDS encoding DEHA2E17050p (no similarity) produces MASTQEIHHLPVQGQDFNIQGGHRLQPTKPPTFTHKPHKKCVACEPVWKHKPSKKWSKHKSNKDECSSSSSDSCSSTSSSNDSCSRSSSSSDSCSRFSSSSDSCSDSSSSSDSCSDSSSGFKPICKHKPRKESHLPVKCFESKHKLKKGKGHFVQGKKPNLECKFKPTKHCEEDVHKLFDCEDRFRRCLTCKQEFTCECLEHSHFGLCALRVFLTRRCDFFGCHRLWEKPWSKPGPDKCQTSHATKN; encoded by the coding sequence ATGGCTTCTACtcaagaaattcatcatttacCTGTTCAAGGACAAgatttcaatattcaaGGTGGTCATCGTTTGCAGCCTACTAAACCACCAACGTTCACACACAAGCCACATAAGAAATGTGTTGCTTGTGAGCCAGTTTGGAAACATAAACCACTGAAGAAGTGGAGCAAGCATAAGCTGAATAAAGATGAAtgctcttcttcttcaagtgATTCATGTCTGAgtacttcttcttcaaatgattcGTGTCTGagatcttcttcttcaagtgATTCGTGCCTGAGattttcttcgtcaagTGATTCGTGCCtggattcttcttcgtcaagTGATTCGTGCCtggattcttcttcaggATTCAAGCCAATTTGCAAGCATAAGCCACGTAAGGAATCCCATTTACCTGTTAAGTGTTTCGAATCCAAGCACAAGTTGAAGAAGGGGAAAGGTCATTTCGTTCAAGGAAAAAAACCAAACTTAGAATGCAAGTTCAAACCAACTAAGCATTGTGAAGAGGATGTTCACAAATTGTTCGATTGTGAAGATAGATTTAGAAGGTGCTTAACATGTAAACAAGAATTTACTTGCGAATGTCTTGAACATTCTCATTTCGGTTTGTGTGCACTCAGAGTATTCTTGACTAGAAGATGTGATTTTTTTGGTTGTCATAGGTTATGGGAAAAGCCATGGTCAAAGCCAGGGCCAGATAAATGTCAAACGTCACACGCGACAAAAAATTGA